The following are from one region of the Odontesthes bonariensis isolate fOdoBon6 chromosome 12, fOdoBon6.hap1, whole genome shotgun sequence genome:
- the nr0b1 gene encoding nuclear receptor subfamily 0 group B member 1, protein MATVEGCRCRGASGRNNNSILYSILKSDSLVTAEEPQQQQHSQQTLQHLLQKNPSSVPGSLQELRQQACSCGSTRRRGVLRSPQVTCKAASAVLVKTLRFVKNVPCFRELPEDDQLMLIRSGWAPLLVLGLAQDRVDFETTETVEPSMLQRILTGLPDRQSEVLSDQNRVAAGVSVLDIEAIKAFLKKCWSVDISTKEYAYLKGAVLFNPDLEGLRCLHYIQSLRREAHQALNEHVRLIHREDTTRFAKLLIALSMLRSISPPVVAQLFFRPVIGTVNIEEVLMEMFYGK, encoded by the exons ATGGCCACGGTGGAGGGCTGCCGCTGTAGGGGTGCCAGCGGCCGAAACAACAACAGCATTCTTTACAGCATTTTGAAGAGCGATAGCCTCGTGACTGCCGAGGAgccacaacaacagcaacattcCCAACAAACGCTTCAACACTTGCTCCAGAAGAACCCCTCTTCCGTCCCGGGCTCGCTGCAGGAGCTCCGGCAGCAGGCTTGCTCCTGCGGCTCGACTCGGCGCCGGGGTGTCCTCCGCTCCCCGCAGGTGACGTGCAAAGCCGCGTCCGCGGTTCTGGTGAAGACCCTGCGGTTCGTTAAAAACGTCCCCTGTTTCCGTGAGTTGCCGGAGGACGACCAGTTGATGCTCATCCGGAGCGGGTGGGCACCTCTGCTCGTGCTGGGACTGGCGCAAGACCGGGTGGACTTTGAGACGACGGAGACCGTGGAGCCCAGCATGCTGCAGCGCATCCTCACGGGTTTGCCGGACAGGCAGAGCGAAGTTTTGTCCGACCAGAACAGGGTGGCAGCCGGGGTCTCTGTCCTGGACATCGAAGCTATCAAAGCTTTCTTGAAGAAGTGCTGGAGTGTAGATATCAGTACCAAGGAGTATGCCTATCTGAAAGGAGCTGTGCTGTTCAACCCAG ATCTCGAGGGTTTGCGATGTCTGCACTACATCCAGTCGCTGCGTCGGGAGGCGCACCAGGCTCTGAACGAACACGTCAGGCTGATCCACCGCGAGGACACGACGCGCTTCGCCAAGCTGCTCATCGCTTTGTCCATGCTGAGGTCCATCAGCCCGCCGGTGGTCGCCCAGCTCTTCTTCAGACCCGTCATCGGGACCGTCAACATCGAGGAGGTGCTGATGGAGATGTTTTACGGGAAGTAG